A genomic region of Chlorobaculum parvum NCIB 8327 contains the following coding sequences:
- a CDS encoding DUF4293 domain-containing protein translates to MLSRIQSLYLLIAALLAFFSMAFPFWVFTTNTVVLFGDFTSVDGAGMIVSAGSIAGGILSPLTGIVALVTIFLFNKRKLQQTLIVLCFVLFVADLLAGLVGGHFLKQYLETQSTSVSFAPGSGLFMLLPEPIFFWLASLGVKKDEKIATAYKRL, encoded by the coding sequence ATGTTAAGCAGAATCCAAAGCCTTTATCTTCTGATCGCTGCGCTGCTCGCCTTTTTCAGCATGGCCTTTCCGTTCTGGGTCTTTACGACCAATACCGTCGTGCTGTTCGGCGACTTCACCAGCGTGGATGGCGCGGGAATGATCGTCTCCGCCGGAAGCATTGCGGGCGGCATTCTTTCGCCCCTCACCGGCATCGTGGCACTGGTCACCATTTTTCTGTTCAACAAACGAAAGCTCCAGCAGACGCTCATCGTGCTCTGTTTCGTGCTGTTCGTAGCCGACCTGCTTGCCGGGCTTGTAGGTGGGCACTTCCTGAAACAGTACCTCGAAACGCAATCGACGTCGGTCAGCTTCGCGCCCGGCAGCGGCCTGTTTATGCTGCTTCCCGAACCGATCTTCTTCTGGCTCGCCTCGCTCGGCGTAAAGAAGGATGAGAAAATCGCCACCGCGTACAAGAGGCTCTGA
- a CDS encoding 3-deoxy-D-manno-octulosonic acid transferase, producing the protein MASLALAAYRFLSPLQPHLLRLLASRKPRLKTFAEARANLFEELQTRLNVLPEPKCRLWVHASSVGEFEQARPIIAELRQQLPDLDVVVSFFSDSGYETRKHYPDAAAVFYLPLDTPQNARRLADMIGADIFMLMRYDFWPNHLEAIKKSGARMILAAAALPPGSPYLKPALSGFYREIFALFDSIYTIDGNDRETFQNRFGCRTVFTAGDPRFDQVFERQKKSDERAARLTPLFRDRPVLVGGSTWEPDEAILVPAWLLLRTKLSLVLVPHKVDRENIQRLMQFLRQQNIDAVTISEMGETFDPAKQVLVVDQVGYLAELYAIASIAYVGGGFGVNVHNTIEPAVHGIPVLFGPRYGNSPEAAGLIDAGAAKVVCDESELRQALTTFVEDATQLKKTGEKAAGYVNARLGATVIITRDIAQHCRTKS; encoded by the coding sequence ATGGCTTCACTCGCCCTCGCCGCATACCGGTTTCTCTCTCCGCTTCAACCGCATCTGCTCCGGCTGCTGGCGTCGCGCAAGCCGAGGCTAAAGACCTTTGCCGAGGCGCGCGCAAACCTGTTTGAAGAGCTTCAAACGCGACTGAACGTGTTGCCGGAACCCAAATGCCGCCTCTGGGTTCACGCCTCGTCAGTCGGCGAGTTCGAACAGGCCCGCCCGATCATCGCAGAACTCCGGCAGCAGTTGCCGGATCTGGACGTCGTGGTCTCCTTTTTCTCCGACTCGGGTTATGAGACCCGCAAGCACTACCCCGACGCGGCGGCGGTCTTCTACCTGCCGCTCGACACACCGCAGAACGCGCGGAGGCTGGCCGACATGATCGGCGCGGATATTTTCATGCTGATGCGCTACGACTTCTGGCCGAATCACCTCGAAGCCATCAAGAAAAGCGGCGCGAGAATGATCCTTGCCGCTGCCGCGCTCCCGCCGGGTTCTCCCTATCTGAAGCCCGCCCTCAGTGGCTTTTACCGGGAGATTTTTGCGCTGTTTGACTCTATTTACACCATCGATGGCAACGACCGCGAAACCTTCCAGAACCGGTTTGGCTGCCGGACGGTCTTTACTGCGGGCGATCCTCGATTCGATCAGGTCTTCGAGCGACAGAAAAAAAGCGACGAGCGCGCGGCGCGCCTCACCCCTCTGTTCCGCGACAGACCGGTGCTGGTCGGCGGAAGCACCTGGGAGCCGGACGAAGCGATTCTCGTGCCAGCATGGCTTTTGCTTCGCACGAAACTCAGTCTCGTGCTGGTGCCGCACAAGGTTGATCGGGAGAACATCCAGCGGCTGATGCAGTTCCTCCGGCAGCAAAATATCGACGCCGTGACCATTTCGGAGATGGGCGAAACCTTCGACCCGGCAAAGCAGGTGCTCGTCGTCGATCAGGTCGGCTACCTCGCCGAGTTGTACGCCATCGCATCGATCGCTTACGTAGGCGGCGGCTTCGGCGTGAACGTGCACAACACTATCGAACCGGCCGTGCACGGCATTCCGGTGCTCTTCGGGCCGCGCTACGGCAACTCCCCTGAGGCCGCAGGGCTCATTGACGCCGGAGCGGCCAAGGTTGTCTGCGATGAATCCGAACTCCGGCAAGCGCTTACCACATTCGTCGAAGATGCTACGCAACTGAAAAAGACCGGAGAAAAGGCCGCAGGGTATGTCAATGCCCGACTCGGAGCTACCGTTATTATCACCCGCGACATCGCACAGCATTGCCGGACGAAATCGTGA
- a CDS encoding archease, whose protein sequence is MPFCQLEHTADLCFEVTAGSFAELLGEALRAMTEWIGPEWGTEQVERPFRIDAPDRTAVLVDLLNEALTLSQIHREAYDALVIRSISATFVEGSFVGKSISGARDEIKAVTYHGAKVEERADGSWMAMVLMDI, encoded by the coding sequence ATGCCGTTTTGCCAGCTTGAACATACCGCCGATCTGTGCTTCGAGGTGACCGCCGGGAGCTTTGCCGAGCTGCTCGGCGAGGCGTTGCGCGCCATGACGGAGTGGATCGGGCCGGAGTGGGGGACGGAGCAAGTCGAGCGCCCGTTCAGGATCGATGCGCCCGATCGCACGGCCGTGCTGGTCGATCTGCTCAACGAAGCGCTCACGCTCTCCCAGATTCATCGCGAAGCGTACGACGCGCTTGTCATCCGGTCGATCAGCGCCACGTTTGTCGAAGGCTCCTTTGTCGGCAAATCCATCAGCGGTGCGCGGGACGAGATCAAGGCGGTGACCTATCATGGCGCGAAGGTCGAAGAGCGTGCCGATGGTTCGTGGATGGCAATGGTGCTGATGGATATCTGA
- the thpR gene encoding RNA 2',3'-cyclic phosphodiesterase, with translation MDGRRVFVGLPTSRDLAEAAMEFRQSHRELKVRWVKPENLHLTMVPPWPCVDVDAVCRALQDEATRQAPFEVTFERVSFGPDSRRPRLVWATGKAPTGMPEFSGRLLAASGAPGESRKSFLLHLTIARFNLRDYGTMGVRKLREQVVWTGTLDSLCLYESILKPGGAEYRELCRFTLTGGAF, from the coding sequence ATGGACGGCAGAAGGGTTTTCGTGGGGTTGCCTACGAGTCGTGACCTGGCTGAAGCGGCGATGGAGTTCCGGCAGTCGCATCGTGAACTGAAGGTGCGCTGGGTCAAACCGGAAAATCTGCACCTCACGATGGTGCCGCCGTGGCCGTGCGTCGATGTCGATGCGGTTTGCCGCGCCTTGCAGGACGAGGCCACGCGGCAAGCGCCTTTCGAGGTCACGTTCGAGCGCGTTTCGTTTGGCCCCGATTCGCGTCGCCCGAGGCTTGTCTGGGCTACCGGAAAAGCGCCCACCGGGATGCCGGAGTTTTCCGGAAGGCTTCTCGCGGCGTCAGGAGCGCCGGGAGAGTCCCGCAAGTCGTTCCTTTTGCATCTGACCATCGCCCGGTTCAATTTGCGCGATTACGGCACGATGGGCGTCCGCAAACTGCGTGAACAGGTGGTGTGGACGGGCACGCTCGATTCGCTCTGTCTCTACGAATCAATCCTCAAACCCGGCGGCGCCGAGTACCGTGAATTGTGCCGGTTCACGCTGACGGGTGGGGCGTTTTGA
- a CDS encoding DEAD/DEAH box helicase gives MNEQEQQEQSLNFRSLQLAEPLLQALEAVGYETPTPIQANTIPLLLEGRDVLGQAQTGTGKTAAFALPTLSNIDLSLSDPQVLVLAPTRELAIQVAEAFHTYAEFMPDFHVLPIYGGQDYGVQIRMLKRGVHVVVGTPGRVMDHMRKGTLNLDGLKCLVLDEADEMLRMGFIDDVEWILDQTPESRQVALFSATMPQPILRIARKYLKAPAEITIQAKTTTVETIRQRYWMVGGHHKLDALTRILEVEPFDGIIIFVRTKTETVNLAEKLQARGYLAAALNGDMVQSARERTIEQLKDGTLNIVIATDVAARGLDVDRISHVINYDIPTDTESYVHRIGRTGRAGRSGEAILFVSPRERGMLFAIERATRKRIDKMELPSTETVNDKRIAKFKQRITDTIAAEDLEFYVSMIGQYCQEHDVSELEAAAALAKLMQGDEPFLLSPKPERERRERRDEREQRNDREPRRDSFRDDDRHEREPKKQRKGGLYSDEKMETYRIEVGRMHDVKPGNIAGAIINEIGLDPEAVGRITINEQYSTVELPAGMPNDVFQELKKVRVCGRQLRVSKMDEHQGGYGDRQDRGFGGDRGGNRSFGKDRGGDRSFGGDRKKSFGKSSGGRQKKDGKPFFTGFSSGRKKKRMGD, from the coding sequence ATGAACGAGCAAGAACAGCAAGAGCAATCTTTGAACTTCCGCAGCCTCCAACTGGCTGAACCTCTGCTTCAGGCACTTGAAGCGGTTGGTTATGAAACTCCGACTCCCATTCAGGCCAACACGATTCCGTTGCTTCTCGAAGGCCGCGACGTGCTGGGCCAGGCGCAGACCGGCACCGGAAAGACGGCGGCGTTTGCGTTGCCGACGCTTTCCAATATCGATCTTTCGTTGAGCGATCCGCAGGTGCTTGTGCTCGCCCCGACCCGCGAACTGGCCATTCAGGTGGCCGAAGCGTTCCACACCTACGCCGAGTTCATGCCGGACTTTCACGTGTTGCCGATCTACGGCGGGCAGGATTACGGTGTGCAGATCCGGATGCTCAAGCGCGGCGTGCACGTCGTGGTCGGTACTCCGGGCCGCGTGATGGATCACATGCGCAAGGGCACGCTGAACCTCGACGGTTTGAAATGCCTGGTGCTCGACGAGGCCGATGAGATGCTTCGTATGGGCTTTATCGACGATGTCGAGTGGATTCTCGACCAGACCCCGGAAAGCCGCCAGGTGGCGCTTTTCTCGGCAACCATGCCGCAGCCGATTCTGCGCATCGCCCGCAAGTATCTGAAGGCTCCGGCTGAAATCACCATTCAGGCCAAGACCACGACGGTCGAGACGATTCGTCAGCGCTACTGGATGGTCGGTGGCCACCACAAGCTCGACGCATTGACGCGCATTCTCGAAGTGGAGCCGTTCGACGGCATCATCATCTTCGTGCGCACCAAGACCGAGACGGTGAACCTTGCCGAAAAGCTTCAGGCGCGTGGCTATCTGGCTGCCGCCCTGAACGGCGACATGGTGCAGTCGGCTCGCGAGCGCACCATCGAGCAGCTCAAGGATGGCACGCTGAACATCGTTATTGCCACCGACGTCGCCGCGCGCGGCCTCGACGTCGATCGCATCAGCCACGTCATCAACTACGACATTCCGACCGACACCGAATCTTACGTGCACCGCATCGGCAGAACCGGCCGTGCCGGGCGCAGCGGCGAGGCGATCCTGTTCGTTTCACCGAGAGAGCGCGGGATGCTCTTCGCCATCGAGCGAGCCACCCGCAAGCGCATCGACAAGATGGAACTGCCCTCGACCGAGACGGTCAACGACAAGCGTATCGCCAAGTTCAAGCAGCGCATTACCGATACCATCGCTGCCGAAGACCTTGAGTTCTACGTCAGCATGATCGGGCAGTATTGCCAGGAGCATGACGTTTCCGAGCTCGAAGCTGCCGCTGCACTGGCCAAGCTGATGCAGGGCGACGAGCCATTCCTGCTTTCTCCGAAGCCCGAGCGCGAACGCCGGGAGCGCCGCGACGAGCGTGAGCAGCGCAACGACCGGGAGCCACGCCGCGATTCGTTCCGTGACGACGACCGCCACGAGCGCGAGCCGAAAAAGCAGCGCAAGGGCGGGCTCTACTCCGACGAAAAGATGGAGACCTACCGCATCGAAGTGGGCAGGATGCACGATGTCAAGCCGGGAAATATCGCCGGGGCGATCATCAACGAGATCGGTCTCGATCCCGAAGCGGTCGGACGCATCACCATCAACGAGCAGTACAGCACGGTCGAGCTTCCAGCGGGAATGCCGAACGACGTGTTCCAGGAGCTCAAGAAAGTCAGGGTTTGCGGACGCCAGCTCAGGGTCTCGAAAATGGATGAGCATCAGGGTGGTTATGGCGACCGTCAAGATCGTGGATTTGGTGGCGATCGCGGTGGTAACCGCAGCTTTGGAAAAGATCGCGGCGGCGACCGCAGTTTTGGTGGCGACCGCAAAAAGAGCTTCGGCAAGTCTTCGGGAGGACGTCAGAAAAAGGATGGTAAACCATTCTTTACAGGCTTTTCTTCCGGCAGAAAAAAGAAGCGCATGGGCGACTGA
- a CDS encoding MBL fold metallo-hydrolase RNA specificity domain-containing protein codes for MEIEFYGATKRVTGSCHILRAGGYTVLLDCGLVQGSHDVEVLNREPFPFEPSDIDAVVLSHGHIDHSGRLPQLVKRGFKGPIYTHHGTIDLCRVLLRDSAMLSEHDARFMRKHGHQHAEPLYTVDEALQCVRNMTGVGYGERREILPGIAVTLYDAGHILASAFVKLEITEGENTRTVVFSGDLGQYDSPILNDPEAIGQADTVIVESTYGDRLHRDFDKTVTELGEIIETACRDCGNILIPAFSIGRSQELLYLFGEHYKEWGLDKWQVFLDSPMAIEASRIYWHYEELWDAEARLFRSQMRRMPPVDNLHMTRTVEESMKINELHQGAIIIAGSGMCNGGRILHHLKRNIERSECHLIITGFQAEGTLGREIVAGNKEVSLHGRMYRVQVQLHTVGGLSAHGDRADLLRWLKTRAGSPKVMIVHGEDGAKQSFQGFLHDELAVDALIPQPGDRLDLLSNVLSRAESE; via the coding sequence ATGGAAATTGAATTCTACGGGGCGACGAAAAGGGTGACGGGTTCCTGTCACATTTTGCGGGCTGGCGGCTACACGGTGCTGCTCGATTGCGGACTGGTGCAGGGGAGCCACGACGTTGAGGTGCTGAACCGTGAGCCTTTTCCGTTTGAGCCTTCCGACATCGATGCCGTGGTGCTCAGTCACGGCCATATCGACCACTCAGGACGCCTGCCGCAACTGGTCAAACGGGGCTTCAAGGGGCCGATCTACACCCATCACGGCACGATCGATCTGTGCAGAGTTCTGCTCAGGGATTCGGCGATGCTTTCAGAGCACGACGCCCGGTTCATGCGAAAGCACGGCCATCAGCATGCCGAGCCGCTCTACACGGTCGATGAGGCGCTGCAATGCGTCAGAAACATGACCGGCGTGGGCTACGGCGAGCGGCGCGAAATTCTGCCGGGCATTGCCGTGACGCTCTATGATGCGGGCCACATTCTCGCTTCGGCGTTCGTCAAGCTTGAGATCACGGAGGGCGAAAACACTCGCACCGTGGTGTTCAGCGGCGACCTCGGCCAGTACGATTCGCCGATTCTCAACGATCCGGAAGCTATCGGTCAGGCCGATACGGTGATCGTCGAAAGCACCTACGGCGACCGGCTGCACCGCGATTTCGACAAGACTGTGACCGAGCTCGGCGAGATCATCGAAACGGCATGTCGCGACTGCGGCAACATCTTGATCCCAGCCTTTTCAATCGGCCGCAGCCAGGAGTTGCTCTACCTGTTCGGCGAGCATTACAAAGAGTGGGGGCTTGACAAATGGCAGGTGTTCCTCGACAGCCCGATGGCGATCGAGGCGAGCCGCATTTACTGGCATTACGAAGAGTTGTGGGATGCGGAGGCGCGGCTTTTCCGCAGTCAGATGCGAAGGATGCCGCCTGTCGATAACCTTCATATGACCCGCACGGTGGAGGAATCGATGAAGATCAACGAACTCCATCAGGGGGCCATCATCATCGCAGGCAGTGGCATGTGCAACGGCGGCCGCATCCTGCATCATCTGAAACGCAATATCGAACGCTCCGAGTGCCACCTCATCATCACCGGCTTTCAGGCCGAAGGCACGCTTGGCAGGGAGATCGTGGCTGGAAACAAGGAGGTGTCGCTGCACGGGAGAATGTATCGCGTGCAGGTGCAACTGCACACGGTCGGCGGCCTGTCGGCGCATGGCGATCGCGCCGACCTCCTGCGCTGGCTGAAGACAAGGGCCGGGTCGCCGAAGGTGATGATCGTGCATGGCGAAGATGGAGCCAAGCAGTCGTTCCAGGGGTTTCTGCACGACGAACTTGCCGTTGACGCGCTCATTCCGCAGCCCGGCGACCGGCTCGATCTGCTCTCGAACGTGCTAAGCCGGGCGGAGTCTGAATAA
- a CDS encoding DUF2721 domain-containing protein — protein MTIKTIHELVPVLQTAIGPVILISGLGLLLLTMSNRLARIIDRSRELLEQGDRLFGVDKSRIDREIDVLWRRALYVRSAIMLAVASCLGAATLIILLFLTSLLHFDLPLLVSIVFIISMICLIVSLVLFLFDVNLTLSALRIEFEGHQKKNG, from the coding sequence ATGACCATCAAGACCATTCACGAACTGGTTCCCGTTCTGCAAACCGCCATAGGCCCGGTGATTCTGATCTCCGGGCTCGGTCTGCTCTTGCTCACCATGTCGAACCGCCTGGCGAGAATCATCGACCGCTCGCGAGAACTGTTGGAGCAGGGGGACCGGCTGTTCGGCGTGGACAAAAGCCGCATCGACCGCGAAATCGATGTGCTCTGGAGGCGTGCCCTTTACGTGCGGAGCGCCATCATGCTGGCTGTGGCAAGTTGCCTCGGTGCGGCCACGCTCATCATCCTGCTTTTTCTCACCAGCCTGTTGCATTTCGATCTGCCGTTGCTGGTTTCGATCGTGTTCATCATCAGCATGATCTGCCTGATCGTCTCACTCGTGCTGTTTCTCTTCGATGTAAATCTCACACTTTCAGCACTCCGTATCGAGTTCGAGGGGCATCAGAAGAAGAATGGATAG
- a CDS encoding YbhB/YbcL family Raf kinase inhibitor-like protein: MTFELTSPAFRHGEPIPEQYTCEGRNISPPLAWKNLPKGTKSLVLIVDDPDAPDPAAPKFTWVHWVLYNIPPETTELAEGAGNRPAEAGMLEGFSSWNRGGYGGPCPPIGTHRYFFKLYALDTVLDDMLSPLKADIEAAMQGHILSEAVMMGTYKKKGN, encoded by the coding sequence ATGACCTTTGAACTTACCTCACCGGCATTCCGACATGGAGAACCAATCCCGGAACAATACACCTGCGAAGGCCGGAACATCTCACCACCACTCGCCTGGAAAAACCTGCCCAAAGGCACCAAAAGCCTCGTGCTCATTGTAGACGATCCGGACGCACCCGACCCGGCAGCCCCAAAATTCACCTGGGTGCATTGGGTACTCTACAACATTCCTCCGGAGACAACGGAACTTGCGGAAGGAGCTGGAAATCGGCCTGCCGAGGCCGGAATGCTGGAAGGATTCAGCAGTTGGAACCGTGGAGGCTACGGAGGCCCTTGCCCGCCCATCGGCACCCATCGCTACTTTTTCAAACTTTACGCGCTCGACACCGTGCTCGACGACATGCTCTCACCACTCAAAGCCGACATCGAAGCCGCGATGCAAGGCCATATCCTCAGTGAAGCGGTAATGATGGGAACCTACAAGAAGAAAGGTAACTGA